In Serinus canaria isolate serCan28SL12 chromosome 4, serCan2020, whole genome shotgun sequence, the sequence gcaccgTCTCACCGACCTGGTCCGGCACAGCCTCCGCGAGAGCTCCGTGTTCTCCCCACCAGGCCGACCCCGCCGCCGCTTTTTCGGGGTGTCCAGCACTggggggctgcctggggagcccCCTCGGgggcacctgctgctgcaccaggtGACGCTGGAGCCTCCGGCGGTGCTGGAGGTGACACTGGAGTCGGGCAGCGCGGCAGGGGTGCGGCAAGGGCGGCTGGCGGGGCCAGCGCTGAGCGCGGCGCTGGCCCAGCACGCGGCTGCCTTCGAGCAACGCTTTGAGGACACTTTTAGGCTGGGAGCACGTGGGGTGTCCCTCCCGCAGCGCCGCTTCGCCCAGGCCGCTCTCAGCGAGATGCTGGGCGGGATCGGCTTCTTCCACGGCCGCTCCCTGCTGCGCTCAGAGCACCGGGAGGAGCCGGTGCCAGGCATGGAGTCTGTGCTGTTCACGGCCGTGCCCTCGCGCTCCTGCTTCCCGCGGGGCTTCCTGTGGGACGAGGGcttccatctgctgctgctggcccgCTGGGACCCTGCGCTGGCCCGCGACATCCTCGCCCACTGGCTCGACCTCCTCAACGCTGATGGCTGGATCCCGCGGGAGCAGATCCTGGGGGAGGAGGCGCGCTCCCGGGTGCCCCCCGAGTTCGTGCTGCAGCACAGCGAGACGGCGAACCCCCCGACGCTGCTGCTGGCGCTGGAGCGGCTGCTGCCCGACGCACCCCTGCCCTACCTGCGCCGCCTCTTCCCTCGCCTGCGTGCCTGGTTCGAGTGGCTGAACCGCACCCAGGCCGGCCCCGAGCCCTTCACCTTCCGCTGGCGTGGCCGCGACCCCGACCCCGAGCGCTTCCTGAACCCCAAGACTCTGTCATCGGGGCTGGACGATTACCCCCGCGCCTCCCACCCGTCCGCCCAGGAGCGGCACCTGGACCTGCGCTGCTGGATGGCGCTGGGCGCCCGCGTGCTGGCGGCGCTGGCTGAGCGCCTGGACGAGCCCCTGGCGCCCTATCGCGACATGGCCACCACCCTGAGTGACAACGACCTGCTGGACCAGCTGCACTGGGCGCCAGAGCTGGGCACCTTTGCTGACTTCGGCAACCACAGCTCGGCCGTGGCTCTGCGCTGGCACcgcccagcccctgtgcccgGCAGGCCCCCGGCGACCCCGCAGCTGCGGCGGGAGGTGCGGGAGGCGCCGCAGCCGCGGTTTGTGGCCGCTTTGGGCTACGTCAGCCTGTTcccgctgctgctgcagctgctccggGCGGACTCCCCGCGGCTGCCAGCGCTGCTGGGCTCCATGAGCAGCGAGAAGCAGCTGTGGACGCCCTTCGGGCTGCGCTCGCTGGCCCGCGACAGCCCCATGTACCTGCGGCGCAACACCGAGCACGACCCCCCGTACTGGCGCGGCTCCATCTGGGTCAACATCAACTTCCTGGCGCTGCGGGCACTGCACGGGTAcgcgcgggcggcggggccgcagCAGGAGCGCGCGGCCCAGCTCTACCGGGAGCTGCGCCACAACCTCGTGGCCAACGTGTTCCGGCAGTATGAGGCTACTGGATTCCTGTGGGAGCACTACCGGGACAGCGATGGCACCGGGCAGGGTTGTCACCCCTTTGCCGGCTGGTCCGCACTCGTCGTGCTGGCCATGGCTGAGGACTATTGATGTGGGGGGGGTTGCTGTGTGCCCTGCCTGTCTGCCTGGTGTGCTCAGGGCCAGGGGAGGTGttggggagctgtgccagagccccCCTGCCTCCCCTTCAATAAACCTCCATGACTGTGGCATCTCACCACCCAAGTCAGGGTGTCAGAGTGTCACCTTCGCTGACCCCGGGTCACACTggcagcccctgtgccatgTGGGGCGGATGTTTTGCCCTTTCCTGTGGAGCCAGGGGTCACCACCCAGCCCAGTGCACCCACCACAAGGTCGATGGTACTTTCACATCTCTTTAATGGTGAGAGAACGCGCCGGGACCTCCCACCCCCATGATCTTGGGCACCCCCCAGGCGATGGGgcccccaggcagcagcactgggatcaCAGGGGAGGCCCCAGGAGCAGtttggaggggagggggctccaGCAGGACCCCACCACACTGCAAGGTGGGTGTCGGTCAGGGCAAGGGGCCCCCAGGGGCTCCGTGATAAGTCCAGACCCCAACTGGGGGTCCTGTGGGGGGGCTCAGATGGGCAGCACAGTTGAGCTGGGCCTCCCaccaccccctgctcccccacagccctcaggctcaccctcctcctcctctagGCCCCTGCCCACCTCAATGCCTGAATCCCCTGTGAGCCGCCGGTGCCGCCCGGGGCATCCCCctagcacagctctgcccaccccaTCCTCACCCCCCTCGGTGTTGGAGCAGGGGTGGCCCTCGGCCTCACACAAGTCCGGGGGCACTTGTTTGGGGGGGCCCCCGCGGGCTGGCGGCTCCTCGGGCAGGGGCAGGTCCCAGCTGGCACCGGTGCcggtgctgctggagccataGTCACGGCCGGTACTGCCACCCCCCATGCCCGGGCCCGGCTCCGGGTCTGTCTCGTCGGTGCCCGGGGCCGAGAgcgaggagctgctgggggaggaggcacaggagcagccgcaggagcaggagctgcagcccccagaggaGCCGGGGGACAGCGAGGGGCTCCCGGGGCTGTAGGGTGGCGGCGGCGTCCCGGGGCGCTGCGCCACCTCCTCGTACGCCGGGAGCTTGAAGGaggccagcagccctgggggtgaGAGGCAGGGTCAGGGGGACACCCGGGATACCGGGAAACGGCCCCgaggggatggagatggagagggagggcacagcttggcacagggcagagctgagggatgtgggggatggagctgagagCACAGTCCGGGTAAGGCTggggatgtggggctggggtATACATGGGGATCCAGGATAtcaggggtggcacagggggtcCTGACTTACTGCGATCCCCCGTGAAGATGGAGGGGTAATGAGGGGCTGGGAGTCCCGATTCACCAAAGTCCCCACCCGCCGTGGAGAGGGGCGGTGCTGCCAGGGGATGGGATTGGGGGGTACGGGGGAAATTCAGCAGCCCCTCACTCACGGAGGTCCCCCGAGGAGGGCGGGTACTGGCAGGCACCGTGGTAGGCGATGAGGTTGATCTCacgctgccgctgctgctgctgcaggcgCAGCTTGGCCCGGCGGTGCCGGAAGgcgcagcagcagctcagcaggatcAGGATGGTCCAGAGCAGCCAGAACCCTGCGGGAACGGGGCCGCGGAGCGGGGCGGTCACCTTTACACGGAACCCCCGTTCCCACGAAACCCCCGCTCCCACGGGGGGCACCCAGAACCTCCCAGAACCCTCATTCCCCCAGCTCTTCCGGAGCCCTCAGCCCCGACACAGCCCCTGACCTCCCCCGAGTCCCGGCTCCTCCCGAGGCCATCAGCCCGCCCGGAGTCCCCGCTCCCCTCCGTTCTCCCGCCGCGGGATCCCCCCGCACTCACACCACAGCTCGTAGTAGTAGGTGCAGCAGCCGCTCTCCCCGCAGCAGTGCCCGGTCTCGCACACGTAGGGCCGGTTGTTCACCCCCGGGCAGAACTCCCGGGCCTGCGGGCACGGCCGCACCGTCACCGCAGCCCCGCGCGcggcccccccagccccggcccgcccggTACCTGCGGGTGCTGCCGGCCCAGCAGCGCGGCCCAGGCCCCCTCGGCGCTCCCGGGCCGCTCCATGGCGCCGCCGCCTAAAgcccgccgcggccccgcgcccgcccggccgcggcccccgccgcccgcagcagccgccgccgccccgtGGCTGCCGCCGTCGCCGCCATCGCggcccccgcggccgccgccgcccgggccGGGGCCGTCGCCGCCGCCATCACGCCCGGCCCGAAATCCCGCCCCCGCGGCCACCGCCGGCCAATCAGTGGACCCTCTGCAGCCGACAGCCAAtcggcgctgccgccgccgcccggcgaCAGCCAATCGCTCGCCGTCTGCCTGAGTCTCACGCCCAACAACAGAGACAAAGAAGCCGAGCCCTGCCCCCGCTGTGATTGGCGGCTGTAGGAACCAACCGGAGACAGAGCACCGCCCCCAGACCCTGACTGACAGTGGTACTCACCAATGGTGACCCAGGACCGAGCTCGACGGAGGGTGCTGCCTCCTGAACCGCCCTGGGGCGGGCAGTCGGCACACGCGGCCAATTGGCGAGCAAATAGCACTTCGACCGTCTGATTGGCAAAGCGTCCGACCAATCAGCGTCGCCGCTTTCCGCTGGGCAGGGCCGCATCCAAAGGGCGCTGCCGGGGAGCGCCCCGCCTACCCGGGACGGACCATAACAcaccgggggggggggggaattggGCTGTTCCACAGGCGGAGGGGGGGCAGGTCTGTACCACAGCGCTCCCGGGGGTTGTCGGACTGTACCACAGCGCTTCCGAGGGGTGTCGGACcgcctccccttcccagcagacCCACACACGGCTCCTTCAACAACAGCCTTTAATCAGCTCCGCCACACCAGGAccaccctccatccctgccagggTCCCCAACACTCTGTGTCCACGGTGGaactgcagctctccaggtggCGTGGCTGGTGCCTCTGTATCCATAGCAGAGACTTTGAAGCTCCTTGTTCTGGCTCCACGTGGAAGGTCTGGAGCTCCCCACAGTGGAGACCCACAGGTTCCTCTTCCAGCCCTCCGTGTCCATGTGGACAATCCAGGAACTCCATATGGCCGGGTGATCTGGCCCTTTGTATCCACGGCAAGGCATCCGTAGCCCACACAGAGAATCCAAAGGCCCCTGGGGAAGGCCCATAACCCCCACAAAGGGTCTATAGCCCCCTGGAGAGGATCTGTAGCCCCCCATTGAGGATCTGTAGCCTCCACAGAGAGGCTGTAGCCCCTGCAGAGGATCTGTAGCGCCCCGGTGAGGGTCCATAAGTCCCCTCAGAGGGTCTGTAGCCCTTGCAGAGCGCCTGGAGCTCCCCTCAGAGGGTCCACAGCCCCCTGGGGAGcatctgcagccccagcagaggatCCGTGGCTCCCTGGAGAGGATCCATAGCCGTCCACCGAGGATCCGTAGCCCCCTCAGAGGGCCTGTAGCCCCCCGGTGAGGATCCAAAGCCCCCCGGTGAGTGTTCGTAGCCCCCCGGTGAAGTCCCGTAGCCCCCTCAGAGGGCCCGTAGCCCACTCAGCGCGCTCACCCCGcgctctgcagcagctccaggttgCGCCGGtagcagcccaggctgcagaggggccGCCCGGTGCGGGCACAGCTGTAGCGCTTGGTGTTGGTGCAGCCGGGCACGGCGCAGGGCTGGGCGGGCGGCACGGGCGGCGCGGTGGCGGCGGGCAGCGGCAGCGGGAACCCCCCGGGGAAGGACACGGTGATGCCGTCGGCGGCGCTGCGGTAGTGAACGACGGGGCAGGgtgcggggcgggcgcggcgctcGCGCAGGGCCCTCACCTTGGCCTTGTGCGTGCGCGTCAGGCGCTCGATGGTCTGGTTCTTGCTCTCCTCGGCCTTGCGGGCCGCctgcagccgccgccgccgcgcccgctCCTCGCGCTTCTCCCGCATCTCCTCCGTCACCTCCTTGGCCTTGGCGCCCATGGGCAGCTGTagcaggggctggctctgctgcttgtGCAGCAGCGCGCGCTGCGGGGTGAGGTGGGGGGTCAgagggggtgtgggggggtCTGGGAGGTACCCCCGgttccagctcagccccactTGATTGATTCATCAATCCCAAATATCCACACAAATCAGTTCTGGGcttcctgcagcctttccagATTCTCCCAGTCACGCCCCAGGGACTATGAGgctccccagcacctcctcagCCCAGATCCCCTCTGGGTCTGGAGCTCcctgaacacccccagccccgccagccctgccctgcagccccctcagTCAGTCCCCAAGGgttccagctcagctccacagcGGTTTGGgcttcctgcagcccttcccatcCCCCCAGTCATGCCCCAAGGGTTCTGAGGCCTCCCAGTCcctcctcagcccagctcccctctgggtctggagctccctgagcacccccCGCCCCCCCAGTCCCCCCGTGCCCCCTGACCTGTCGGGCTGTCAGGAGGGACTCGTCCACCTCCCTCTTGATGTCACCGTTGTCATCCAGCTCCCCCCTCTCGAGGGCCGCCAGCCAGCgccgctcctcctcctcctcttcctcctcctcttcc encodes:
- the MOGS gene encoding mannosyl-oligosaccharide glucosidase: MAGERRRRGGDGPRERPRERLRDRDPKLRQQQKPQRGSGRGRTALTLTAAAAALALALAAAAAWWNRWSEASRLVTPHPAPPAVPPGSTGPLASPTYFWGTYRPHVYFGMKTRSPRAVVTGLMWLQHGGNLRHTSEQNDGVSRYGWLMHDGENFGVQEIRDEGLVLRTEFVKQPGGDHGGDWSWRVTVKMEGNGPAPLLSLFFYVATDGQGTLRPVLENGTRLAAVAGMAEELGDFTLTFLPPTGEGGEGPKYASYNFLAAGVPGLHRLTDLVRHSLRESSVFSPPGRPRRRFFGVSSTGGLPGEPPRGHLLLHQVTLEPPAVLEVTLESGSAAGVRQGRLAGPALSAALAQHAAAFEQRFEDTFRLGARGVSLPQRRFAQAALSEMLGGIGFFHGRSLLRSEHREEPVPGMESVLFTAVPSRSCFPRGFLWDEGFHLLLLARWDPALARDILAHWLDLLNADGWIPREQILGEEARSRVPPEFVLQHSETANPPTLLLALERLLPDAPLPYLRRLFPRLRAWFEWLNRTQAGPEPFTFRWRGRDPDPERFLNPKTLSSGLDDYPRASHPSAQERHLDLRCWMALGARVLAALAERLDEPLAPYRDMATTLSDNDLLDQLHWAPELGTFADFGNHSSAVALRWHRPAPVPGRPPATPQLRREVREAPQPRFVAALGYVSLFPLLLQLLRADSPRLPALLGSMSSEKQLWTPFGLRSLARDSPMYLRRNTEHDPPYWRGSIWVNINFLALRALHGYARAAGPQQERAAQLYRELRHNLVANVFRQYEATGFLWEHYRDSDGTGQGCHPFAGWSALVVLAMAEDY
- the WBP1 gene encoding WW domain-binding protein 1 codes for the protein MERPGSAEGAWAALLGRQHPQAREFCPGVNNRPYVCETGHCCGESGCCTYYYELWWFWLLWTILILLSCCCAFRHRRAKLRLQQQQRQREINLIAYHGACQYPPSSGDLRLLASFKLPAYEEVAQRPGTPPPPYSPGSPSLSPGSSGGCSSCSCGCSCASSPSSSSLSAPGTDETDPEPGPGMGGGSTGRDYGSSSTGTGASWDLPLPEEPPARGGPPKQVPPDLCEAEGHPCSNTEGGEDGVGRAVLGGCPGRHRRLTGDSGIEVGRGLEEEEGEPEGCGGAGGGGRPSSTVLPI
- the INO80B gene encoding INO80 complex subunit B, which translates into the protein MAAAASTAPHNGKEPVRAEVSLGGSGSVPNWVPRGRMRRAWRRGAMEAGGHGQEAEAGGHGGHKKKHKKHKKKHKKRHHHEAGPPPGPEPPRQPRLRLRIKLGGQILGTKSVPTFTVVPEGPHSPSPLLAGDEEEPSVPIEQYRAWLDEDSNLAPSPLPELDPESCFPAREEGEEEEEEEEEEEEEEERRWLAALERGELDDNGDIKREVDESLLTARQRALLHKQQSQPLLQLPMGAKAKEVTEEMREKREERARRRRLQAARKAEESKNQTIERLTRTHKAKVRALRERRARPAPCPVVHYRSAADGITVSFPGGFPLPLPAATAPPVPPAQPCAVPGCTNTKRYSCARTGRPLCSLGCYRRNLELLQSAG